A genomic region of Cannabis sativa cultivar Pink pepper isolate KNU-18-1 chromosome 1, ASM2916894v1, whole genome shotgun sequence contains the following coding sequences:
- the LOC133034634 gene encoding uncharacterized protein LOC133034634: MNALFWNVLGLGNPWTLNSLKSHVKDYHPGMIFLSETRLNSIRMEFIRIQLGYVGCFTVDAKGKSGGLALLWSDVYSVQIKSFTASHIDALVENDLGFTWRFTGFYGSPDPGGRLESWKLLKRIKTMFHGAWICGGDFNEIVNNKENNGGGPKPEYLMRNFRLAISDCHLREIQAEGGGFTWCNGRAANLVYEKLDRILCNTNWKDKFKKNKVSLLNWWNSDHRPLLLQAHQVGNGKSFNKRWGSRFHFEQAWADNEDCKRIITETWKKKQQGDSLQTLHRLLQSCGSKLNAWNAKQKKGDAC, encoded by the coding sequence ATGAATGCCTTATTTTGGAATGTCCTAGGACTTGGGAACCCTTGGACTCTAAATTCCTTAAAATCCCATGTTAAAGATTATCATCCCGGGATGATATTCTTATCTGAAACTCGGCTTAACAGTATTCGAATGGAGTTTATTCGTATTCAATTAGGCTATGTGGGGTGTTTTACGGTGGATGCCAAAGGCAAAAGTGGTGGTTTGGCTCTTCTTTGGTCAGACGTTTACTCGGTTCAGATTAAGTCTTTTACGGCTTCTCACATTGATGCTCTTGTGGAAAACGACTTGGGCTTTACTTGGCGTTTTACGGGTTTTTATGGTAGTCCGGATCCGGGAGGAAGATTGGAAAGTTGGAAGCTTTTGAAAAGGATAAAAACCATGTTTCATGGTGCTTGGATTTGTGGGGGAGACTTCAATGAAATagttaataataaagaaaacaaTGGAGGGGGCCCTAAACCAGAATATCTTATGAGAAACTTTCGACTTGCTATTTCGGATTGCCATCTAAGAGAAATTCAAGCCGAGGGGGGAGGATTTACATGGTGTAATGGTAGAGCGGCTAATCTTGTGTATGAAAAACTTGATAGAATCCTTTGCAATACGAATTGGAAAGACaaattcaagaagaacaaagtcTCCCTTCTAAATTGGTGGAATTCGGATCATAGGCCGCTTCTACTTCAAGCTCATCAAGTTGGAAATGGGAAGTCCTTCAACAAGAGATGGGGATCGCGTTTTCATTTTGAACAAGCTTGGGCGGATAATGAAGATTGTAAAAGAATCATCACTGAAACTTGGAAGAAAAAACAGCAAGGAGACTCGCTTCAAACACTACATCGACTTTTACAATCTTGTGGTTCAAAATTGAACGCATGGAATGCCAAACAAAAAAAAGGAGATGCTTGCTAG